A part of Saimiri boliviensis isolate mSaiBol1 chromosome 11, mSaiBol1.pri, whole genome shotgun sequence genomic DNA contains:
- the PHC2 gene encoding polyhomeotic-like protein 2 isoform X4, which yields MTSGNGNSASSIAGTAPQNGENKPPQAIVKPQILTHVIEGFVIQEGAEPFPVGRSSLLVGNLKKKYAQGFLPEKLPQQDHTTTTDSEMEEPYLQESKEEGAPLKLKCELCGRVDFAYKFKRSKRFCSMACAKRYNVGCTKRVGLFHSDRSKLQKAGAATHNRRRASKASLPPLTKDTKKQPTGTVPLSVTAALQLTHSQEDSSRCSDNSSYEEPLSPISASSSTSRRRQGQRDLELPDMHMRDLVGMGHHFLPSEPTKWNVEDVYEFIRSLPGCQEIAEEFRAQEIDGQALLLLKEDHLMSAMNIKLGPALKIYARISMLKDS from the exons ATGACCTCAGGGAACGGAAACTCTGCCTCCAGCATCGCCGGCACTGCCCCCCAGAATGGTGAGAATAAACCACCACAGGCCATTGTGAAACCCCAAATCCTGACGCATGTTATCGAAGGGTTTGTGATCCAGGAGGGGGCGGAGCCTTTCCCG GTGGGACGCTCGTCCCTGCTGGTGGGGAATCTCAAGAAGAAGTATGCACAGGGGTTCCTGCCTGAGAAACTTCCACAGCAGGATCACACCACCACCACTGACTCGGAGATGGAGGAGCCCTATCTGCAAG AATCCAAAGAGGAGGGTGCTCCCCTCAAACTCAAGTGTGAGCTCTGTGGCCGAGTGGACTTTGCCTATAAGTTCAAGCGTTCCAAGCGCTTCTGTTCTATGGCTTGTGCAAAGAG GTACAACGTGGGATGCACCAAACGGGTGGGACTTTTCCACTCAGACCGGAGCAAGCTGCAGAAGGCAGGAGCTGCGACCCACAACCGCCGTCGGGCCAGCAAGGCCAGTCTGCCACCACTTACCAAGGATACCAAGAAGCAG CCAACAGGCACTGTGCCCCTTTCAGTTACTGCTGCTTTGCAGCTAACACACAGCCAGGAAGACTCCAGCCGTTGCTCAGATAACTCAAGCTATGAGGAACCGTTGTCACCCATCTCAGCCAGCTCATCTACTTCCCGCCGGCGACAAGGCCAGCGGGACCTGGAGCTCCCCGACATGCACATGCGGGACCTCGTGGGCATGGGACACCACTTCCTGCCAAGCGAGCCCACCAAGTGGAACGTAGAAGATGTCTACGAATTTATCCGTTCTCTGCCAG GCTGCCAGGAGATAGCTGAGGAATTCCGTGCCCAGGAAATCGACGGGCAAGCCCTGCTGCTGCTTAAGGAGGACCACCTGATGAGCGCCATGAACATCAAGCTGGGGCCTGCCCTGAAGATCTACGCCCGCATCAGCATGCTCAAGGACTCCTAG